One part of the Haliaeetus albicilla chromosome 9, bHalAlb1.1, whole genome shotgun sequence genome encodes these proteins:
- the PIPOX gene encoding peroxisomal sarcosine oxidase, with the protein MSCLPRQDWALAPVGVWRCCRPASPEGWEGCGPRHPRKGWRAAKILPTARLGRTLPLPSPWLGSQLPKGTGTRTRTEMAAPSQPHQATYDAIVIGAGIQGSFAAYHLAQRHRDTLLLEQFILPHSRGSSHGQSRITRSAYPRVPYARMMPDSFRLWQRLEAEAGTSLYRRTGLVVLGPAGNPELEGCRHSLRAGEVLDAAALAQRFPGLRLHAGEMAVWDGTGGVLFADRALRAVQEVFRRHGGTLRDGEKVLRIDPGAVLTVTTTAGTYRAPRLIIAAGAWTGALVAPLGLHLPLQPLRIDVCYWGEKEPRSPGTGRPGPCFMAMGLPQAPHGIYGLPALEYPGLVKVCYHHGSPTDPEERDRVPLGAPHPDIALLSSFISSYLPGLEPRPAVVETCLYTNTPDEDFILDKHPKFSNIIIGAGFSGHGFKLAPVVGKLLCELSLGEEPSHSTAPFAITRFPGVLRAAL; encoded by the exons ATGAGCTGCCTTCCCCGGCAGGACTGGGCGCTGGCACCGGTGGGAGTATGGAGATGCTGCCGCCCGGCCAGCCCCGAGGGGTGGGAAGGATGCGGCCCCCGCCATCCCCGCAAGGGCTGGAGGGCGGCCAAGATTCTGCCAACCGCTCGGCTCGGCCGGactctgccccttccctccccttggCTCGGTTCCCAGCTGCCCAAGGGGACGGGGACAAGGACGAGGACAGAGATGGCTGCCCCCAGCCAACCCCACCAAGCCACCTACGACGCCATCGTCATCGGGGCTGGCATCCAGGGCTCCTTCGCCGCCTACCACCTGGCCCAGCGCCACAGGGACACcctcctgctggagcag TTCATCCTGCCCCACTCGCGGGGCAGCTCGCACGGGCAGAGCCGCATCACCCGCAGCGCCTACCCCCGAGTGCCCTATGCCCGCATGATGCCCGACAGCTTCCGCCTCTGGCAGCGGCTGGAGGCCGAGGCTGGCACCAGCCTCTACAG GCGGACggggctggtggtgctggggccGGCAGGCAACCCGGAGCTGGAAGGCTGCCGGCACAGCCTGCGTGCCGGTGAGGTCCTCGACGCCGCGGCACTGGCCCAGAGGTTCCCTGGCCTCCGGCTCCATGCCGGCGAGATGGCCGTGTGGGATGGCACCGGTGGGGTGCTCTTCGCCGATCGGGCGCTGCGGGCGGTGCAG GAAGTCTTTCGCCGGCACGGGGGCACCCTGCGGGACGGGGAGAAGGTGCTGCGCATTGATCCCGGGGCTGTGCTCACCGTCACCACCACCGCCGGAACGTACCGAGCCCCCCGGCTCATAATCGCAGCCGGAGCCTGGACCGGTGCCCTCGTGGCACCCCTGGGTCTCCATCTGCCGCTGCAG cccctgcgcATCGACGTCTGCTACtggggggagaaggagccgaGGAGCCCTGGCACAGGCAGACCTGGTCCTTGCTTCATGGCCATGGGgctgccccaagccccccaCGGCATCTATGGGCTGCCCGCCCTCGAGTACCCGGGGCTGGTCAAG GTGTGCTACCACCACGGCAGCCCCACTGACCCCGAGGAGCGGGACCGGGtccccctgggtgccccccaccctgacATCGCCCTCCTGAGCAGCTTCATCAGCAGCTACCTGCCTGGGCTGGAGCCCCGGCCGGCCGTGGTGGAGACCTGCCTCTACACG AACACCCCAGACGAAGACTTCATCCTGGACAAGCACCCCAAGTTCAGCAACATCATCATCGGGGCCGGCTTCTCGG GCCACGGGTTCAAGCTGGCGCCGGTGGTGGGGAAGCTGCTGTGTGAGCTGAGCCTGGGTGAGGAGCCATCCCACAGCACGGCCCCCTTCGCCATCACCCGCTTCCCCGGCGTGCTGCGGGCTGCGCTGTAG